The following are encoded together in the Flammeovirga agarivorans genome:
- a CDS encoding 1-acyl-sn-glycerol-3-phosphate acyltransferase, whose translation MTLTKTLHNLPFADRLTQKDLGLLAQLAELKSYQNGEVITLQFATAEKFSVLFSGAVTYHLNVGDQRGALEVGKSKEKWTPIGWSGFREPYRFATTAIASGETKVIQWDNKELRALFDQHPEIGMHVLSSSLMLSTSLLSDAREAWMSGAVPLNASDYQNAMSYTSFQDKGPHESTMDFFRQSAFFNPFADWHLTKLAEVSKTIHYQAGSKLLCKGQFSDKFMVLKSGKVALNYVTQKGESFTSDILQERGQVILWSGASYDPIPNNMELIVLEPVEVLEINRIDLLVLYKEFPTLGMVFMYRLLWLLGSALKAIRAQVITQTFDRELLTIQTMIEQAGAQISVCSDLYKLPILLAEKVTQGDAFDLIDRLAEEGENIEKNLANLFRKITMPLRREFLFLEGLRRMTDHVITAPKDISSAELRNQCSQLFERAVSYVDIKIDGLENIPKSSGNIFIYNHLLNHPYYTLPNSFQITLDSHFISMLLYKFYKDSGLRVVRIGKGPEYGHQDYYNKLGHLGVKTQDSDPTQQTAEERRQVRNEFFKEAGDKLRSGMNLILSPEGTSRETQQSPVDFKPGAFMIAEKSQIDPLIVPVAIAFFDKRISKTKLGVVIKKPFRLSEVIDKEKPFKEELRSFLERYSKEYRTYVEEAIELAEKQ comes from the coding sequence ATGACACTGACCAAGACTTTACATAATTTACCGTTTGCTGACAGATTAACTCAAAAAGATTTAGGACTTCTAGCCCAATTGGCTGAGCTAAAAAGCTACCAAAATGGAGAGGTCATTACCTTACAATTTGCGACTGCTGAAAAATTTTCAGTGCTCTTTAGTGGTGCTGTAACTTATCATTTAAATGTCGGTGACCAAAGAGGGGCATTGGAAGTAGGGAAGAGCAAAGAAAAATGGACTCCGATTGGTTGGTCAGGATTTAGAGAACCTTATCGTTTTGCGACAACAGCAATAGCATCTGGAGAGACGAAAGTAATCCAGTGGGATAATAAAGAACTAAGAGCATTATTTGATCAACACCCTGAGATTGGGATGCATGTTTTGTCAAGTAGTTTAATGCTAAGTACGAGCTTGTTGAGCGATGCCAGAGAAGCATGGATGTCGGGTGCAGTACCTTTAAATGCATCTGATTATCAAAATGCCATGTCCTATACTTCTTTTCAGGACAAAGGACCTCATGAAAGTACTATGGATTTTTTCCGTCAAAGTGCATTTTTCAATCCGTTTGCCGATTGGCACCTTACCAAATTGGCTGAAGTAAGTAAAACAATACATTACCAAGCAGGTAGTAAATTGCTTTGCAAGGGGCAGTTTTCAGATAAGTTTATGGTCTTAAAGAGTGGTAAGGTTGCGCTTAATTATGTAACCCAAAAAGGAGAATCGTTTACTTCAGATATCTTACAAGAAAGAGGTCAAGTGATCCTATGGAGTGGTGCCAGTTATGATCCTATTCCTAATAATATGGAGTTGATCGTATTGGAGCCTGTTGAAGTATTGGAGATCAATAGAATTGACTTATTAGTATTGTATAAAGAGTTTCCGACATTAGGAATGGTCTTTATGTACCGCTTACTGTGGTTGTTGGGTAGTGCATTAAAAGCGATTAGGGCACAGGTAATTACACAGACTTTTGACAGAGAATTATTAACGATACAGACGATGATCGAACAAGCAGGAGCCCAGATCTCAGTTTGTTCGGATTTATATAAATTACCTATTCTTTTAGCTGAGAAAGTAACTCAGGGAGATGCTTTTGATTTAATAGATAGATTAGCAGAAGAAGGAGAGAATATTGAAAAGAATTTAGCGAATCTATTTCGAAAGATCACAATGCCTCTCAGAAGAGAATTCTTATTTCTTGAGGGATTAAGAAGAATGACAGATCATGTGATTACAGCTCCCAAAGACATTTCGTCGGCTGAGTTGAGAAATCAATGTTCACAACTTTTTGAAAGAGCCGTATCATATGTAGATATTAAGATTGATGGACTAGAGAATATTCCGAAATCATCAGGCAATATTTTTATTTATAATCACTTACTCAATCATCCATATTATACTCTTCCCAATAGTTTTCAGATTACTCTGGATAGTCATTTTATTTCTATGCTACTGTATAAGTTTTATAAAGACTCAGGATTGAGAGTAGTGAGAATAGGAAAAGGGCCGGAGTATGGACACCAGGATTATTATAATAAATTAGGTCACCTTGGAGTAAAAACACAAGATTCTGATCCTACTCAACAAACTGCCGAAGAACGAAGACAAGTACGTAACGAGTTCTTTAAAGAGGCAGGGGACAAGTTGAGATCAGGAATGAATTTGATTTTAAGTCCTGAAGGTACAAGTAGAGAAACGCAGCAATCTCCTGTAGATTTTAAGCCTGGAGCATTTATGATCGCTGAAAAATCACAAATAGATCCTTTAATTGTTCCAGTTGCTATTGCCTTTTTTGATAAGAGAATCAGTAAAACTAAATTGGGAGTCGTTATTAAAAAACCTTTTAGACTTTCAGAAGTAATAGATAAAGAGAAACCTTTTAAAGAGGAATTAAGATCTTTTTTAGAAAGGTATTCTAAAGAATATAGAACATACGTAGAAGAAGCTATAGAATTAGCAGAAAAACAATAG
- a CDS encoding caspase family protein produces the protein MRKTFFLYIVLLFSISQLATAQRKLHLTLSQGHVGEVVDMALSNDARLLATVGEGGALKIWNINEKRLLDTFYPHTYGVATLCFSEDANYMATAGKDHSIKVWDLSTGEMVFNYDNLHDDVFKMEFVQEYLLFITNGGAIYRFDWNNQGDAPDGQAVKSDFGNFSAIKYNPHVKWLTAGYMNGSILTWRGFDKENIRKQLHTDWVSAIDFIEEDSLIVTGSWDKTIKIWDINSDSIRSELASPDGLPIVDLVYTSYFKILCVKTKSNKIYFYEVKDGVINPTPAGVRDDFLSMKFTQDARHAAFTHSDGSFSVWSLEKQGKSVEDIRWKPMKGYPVDGFLNGLNGALTFLTSNGNIHLWIPKKRTVSIVKKAHRGTGVALTFSVENDAYFTCGTDSLIKRWDRKGNLVDSVKINSVPTSIAEIPTREEIVFADESGDVYLWNSAKEILEKVYGHQREVIKVVNSRDGKLLASICSDRTLIVYDIDAHKVIFETKIRDISLYDLSFSSNASSLLVSGKHNLFLYDIDNWQLKKQKEYNEGANIIKNYPYNNGWVISDLSGTITLWDNQLEEILNKFDQNSTPIIELLPYDDQPSLFAIRRNMTFEIWQTQLDEQLGKVAVTESGDWVLEHKSGLFDVGDLNMDNIYYVYGEETIDFEQLREKYWEPGLAIQLLEGKSLRKVPPLKSVDLFPKTTIQELENYFWIEVIDRGGGVGTISLYVNNKEVIHDLEKSAQKAFLNDELYYKVKSEDIAKHFIKGKENKIKVIATNSQGTLSGRGLTLNHKDDTGLEEREPTMYGVMVGVSDYRGRLMDLKYAADDASAIATSLELGSEKLFGVKNTNILLLTTDSDSLQPTKENIKNAFKKISEEASASDILFVFLAGHGAVQKNHNGKDDFHFLTKDMINSDLTDPSVKENYTINGTELMQWIQDIPISKQVFVIDACHAGSFSTELITSRNDNEEGMKKRALERVRSRTGMFMLSGASSDKVSYESSFLEHGLLTYSLLDYLKSGDLKNGRFIDVQELFTYAVETVPELASEMQGEQQPEYRMPLGAGSFYIGELDEEDRDNISLSSQKYLISDIDLEDGGTWADQLELSKALIQRLNIESELKSLNFKFRKGAQGTSTYKLRGKYKVVKNTITVKLHLIHEKEVIQKWQVKSKNTEECLREMIQLLENHFSEN, from the coding sequence GTGAGAAAAACATTTTTTCTATATATCGTTTTATTGTTTTCAATCTCCCAACTTGCTACAGCACAGCGTAAACTTCATCTTACATTGTCACAAGGGCATGTGGGTGAGGTCGTTGATATGGCTTTATCAAATGATGCTAGGTTATTAGCAACAGTAGGAGAAGGTGGCGCTTTGAAAATATGGAACATCAATGAAAAGAGATTATTGGACACATTTTACCCTCATACTTATGGGGTAGCTACTTTATGCTTTTCAGAAGATGCAAACTATATGGCTACGGCCGGAAAGGACCATTCTATAAAGGTGTGGGACTTAAGTACCGGTGAAATGGTCTTTAATTATGATAATCTGCATGACGATGTTTTTAAAATGGAGTTTGTGCAGGAGTATTTACTCTTTATCACTAACGGTGGCGCGATCTATCGATTTGATTGGAATAATCAGGGTGATGCACCGGATGGTCAGGCAGTAAAGTCAGATTTTGGGAATTTTTCTGCAATCAAATATAACCCTCATGTAAAATGGTTAACTGCTGGTTATATGAACGGTAGTATATTGACTTGGAGAGGTTTTGATAAAGAAAATATTAGAAAGCAGTTACATACAGACTGGGTATCTGCCATCGATTTTATTGAAGAGGATTCATTAATTGTTACAGGATCATGGGATAAAACGATTAAAATTTGGGATATCAACAGCGATTCTATCCGTTCAGAATTGGCGTCGCCAGATGGGTTGCCTATCGTCGATTTAGTGTATACGTCTTATTTCAAAATTCTATGTGTAAAAACGAAAAGTAACAAAATATACTTTTATGAAGTAAAAGATGGTGTTATCAATCCGACGCCTGCAGGAGTGCGAGATGATTTTCTTTCAATGAAATTTACCCAAGATGCTCGGCATGCAGCATTTACCCATAGCGATGGCTCTTTTTCAGTCTGGTCTCTTGAAAAACAAGGGAAATCAGTAGAAGATATTCGTTGGAAACCTATGAAAGGATACCCTGTTGATGGCTTTCTAAATGGTTTAAATGGAGCACTGACGTTTCTGACTTCTAACGGAAATATCCATTTGTGGATTCCTAAAAAAAGAACAGTATCTATTGTAAAAAAAGCACATAGAGGAACGGGAGTAGCGTTGACATTTTCAGTAGAAAATGATGCGTATTTCACCTGTGGTACAGATAGTTTAATTAAACGCTGGGACCGTAAAGGAAACCTAGTAGATAGTGTGAAAATAAACTCAGTACCGACTTCAATAGCAGAAATACCTACGCGAGAAGAAATAGTTTTTGCAGATGAATCAGGGGATGTGTATTTATGGAATTCTGCAAAGGAAATTCTAGAGAAAGTATATGGACACCAAAGAGAAGTAATTAAAGTAGTTAATTCTAGAGATGGTAAATTATTAGCCTCGATCTGTAGTGATAGGACTTTGATTGTTTATGATATTGATGCCCATAAAGTTATTTTCGAGACTAAAATTCGAGATATATCATTGTACGATCTTAGTTTTTCAAGTAATGCCTCTAGTTTATTGGTTTCGGGTAAGCATAATCTATTTCTATACGATATCGATAACTGGCAACTGAAAAAACAGAAAGAGTACAATGAAGGGGCTAATATTATTAAGAACTACCCTTATAATAATGGTTGGGTGATTAGTGATCTATCAGGTACAATTACCTTATGGGATAATCAGTTAGAGGAAATATTGAATAAGTTCGATCAAAATTCGACGCCTATAATAGAACTTTTACCCTATGATGATCAACCGTCATTATTTGCAATCAGAAGAAATATGACTTTTGAAATCTGGCAGACACAATTGGATGAACAGTTAGGAAAAGTAGCCGTAACAGAATCTGGTGATTGGGTATTAGAGCATAAATCAGGATTGTTTGATGTAGGCGATCTCAATATGGATAATATCTATTATGTATATGGAGAGGAAACTATCGATTTTGAACAACTAAGAGAAAAGTATTGGGAACCTGGTTTGGCTATTCAGCTTTTAGAAGGAAAATCACTTAGAAAAGTACCTCCTTTGAAAAGTGTAGATCTGTTTCCTAAAACAACAATTCAAGAATTGGAAAACTACTTTTGGATTGAAGTCATTGATAGAGGAGGTGGAGTTGGTACTATTAGCTTATATGTCAATAATAAAGAGGTGATTCATGATTTAGAAAAATCTGCTCAGAAAGCGTTTCTAAATGATGAATTGTACTATAAAGTTAAATCAGAAGATATTGCGAAGCATTTTATCAAGGGCAAAGAAAACAAGATAAAAGTAATCGCGACCAATTCTCAAGGAACGTTATCAGGAAGAGGGTTAACCTTAAATCATAAAGATGATACAGGGTTGGAAGAAAGAGAACCAACAATGTATGGTGTAATGGTGGGTGTTTCTGATTATAGAGGCAGATTAATGGACCTTAAATATGCGGCCGATGATGCCTCAGCAATAGCTACTTCATTGGAACTGGGTAGTGAGAAGTTGTTTGGAGTTAAAAACACCAACATTTTATTACTTACAACGGACAGTGATTCTTTACAGCCGACTAAAGAAAATATTAAAAATGCATTTAAGAAAATATCGGAAGAAGCATCAGCCTCGGATATTTTATTTGTGTTTTTGGCAGGACATGGAGCGGTACAGAAGAATCATAATGGAAAAGATGACTTTCACTTTCTAACGAAAGACATGATCAACAGTGATCTAACGGATCCAAGTGTAAAAGAAAACTATACCATCAATGGAACAGAATTGATGCAATGGATACAAGATATACCTATTTCTAAACAGGTTTTTGTGATTGATGCTTGTCATGCGGGCTCTTTTTCTACGGAGTTGATTACTTCGAGAAATGATAACGAAGAAGGGATGAAAAAAAGAGCATTAGAAAGAGTGAGATCAAGAACAGGTATGTTTATGTTATCTGGTGCTTCTTCTGATAAAGTAAGTTATGAATCCAGCTTTCTGGAACATGGTCTTTTAACCTATTCATTATTAGATTATCTGAAAAGTGGAGACTTAAAAAATGGAAGGTTTATCGATGTTCAGGAGCTGTTTACCTATGCTGTAGAAACTGTACCAGAACTCGCTTCAGAAATGCAAGGAGAGCAACAACCAGAATATAGAATGCCTTTAGGAGCTGGCAGTTTTTATATCGGCGAACTGGACGAGGAGGATAGAGATAACATTTCTTTATCATCACAAAAGTACCTGATCTCAGATATAGATTTGGAAGATGGAGGAACATGGGCAGACCAATTAGAGTTAAGTAAAGCACTTATTCAGCGATTAAATATAGAAAGCGAGTTGAAATCGTTGAATTTCAAATTTAGAAAAGGAGCCCAAGGTACTTCTACTTATAAATTAAGAGGAAAGTACAAGGTGGTAAAGAATACCATTACAGTAAAACTTCATTTGATCCATGAGAAAGAAGTGATTCAGAAATGGCAGGTGAAGTCAAAAAATACAGAAGAATGTTTAAGAGAAATGATTCAACTTTTAGAAAACCATTTTTCAGAAAACTAG
- a CDS encoding phage holin family protein, whose amino-acid sequence MSGRKSLRSRIFTEEEQQFQKERFDKVIQSIVKLIETYAKLFTIQLKTGLSGMLAILAMAVILLTFLTLAFSFFALAFALFVNYIFSWPSFAGFSIVGVFCIALFGVVIKNAKKLRNQFLIWIDQAVDSINEEND is encoded by the coding sequence ATGTCAGGAAGGAAATCTTTAAGAAGTCGAATTTTTACGGAAGAAGAACAACAGTTTCAGAAAGAACGCTTTGACAAAGTGATTCAGTCTATTGTGAAACTGATTGAAACGTATGCGAAATTATTTACTATTCAGTTAAAAACTGGTCTTTCGGGTATGCTGGCAATTTTAGCGATGGCCGTCATCTTATTGACCTTTTTAACACTTGCTTTTAGTTTCTTCGCATTAGCATTTGCTTTATTTGTAAATTATATATTCTCTTGGCCTTCATTTGCAGGTTTTAGTATTGTTGGTGTATTCTGTATAGCTCTATTTGGTGTTGTCATTAAAAACGCCAAGAAACTTAGAAATCAATTCCTTATATGGATTGATCAAGCAGTAGACAGTATTAACGAAGAGAACGATTAG
- a CDS encoding acyl carrier protein, translating into MSEIAEKVKQIIVDKLGVEESDVTPEASFTNDLGADSLDTVELIMEFEKEFNTSIPDDKAESITTVGHAIAYLEENVN; encoded by the coding sequence ATGTCCGAAATTGCAGAAAAAGTAAAACAAATTATCGTTGATAAGCTAGGCGTTGAAGAATCAGATGTAACTCCTGAAGCTAGCTTCACAAACGACTTAGGTGCAGACTCACTTGACACTGTTGAGTTAATCATGGAATTCGAAAAGGAATTCAACACTTCTATTCCTGATGACAAAGCAGAAAGCATCACAACTGTAGGTCACGCGATCGCATACCTTGAGGAGAACGTAAACTAG
- the fabF gene encoding beta-ketoacyl-ACP synthase II: protein MKPRRVVITGIGAITPLGNSVEEYWNNLEKGVSGAAPITKFDASKFKTQFACEVKDFVATDYINRKEVRKMDLVSQYGVATAKQAIEDSKIDLEAVDRERFGVIWGSGIGGLKSLQDEVSTFATGDGTPRFNPFFIPKMIPDLIPGHISMTWGLKGPNFTTVSACASATNAMVDAFNYIRFGISDLFVTGGSEAAVCEAGIGGFNALRALSTRNDSPETASRPFDATRDGFVLGEGAGAFIFEELEHAKARGAKIYAEVIGGGMTADAYHMTAPHPEGEGSSRVMAEALKDAGITPEDVDYINVHGTSTPLGDIGEINAIKKVFGEAAYDVNISSTKSMTGHLLGAAGAVEALACLMSVERGVIPPTINFETPDENLDPKLNCTFNEAQKRDVNIALSNTFGFGGHNFSMVFKKYAE from the coding sequence ATGAAACCGAGAAGAGTTGTTATTACTGGTATTGGTGCAATCACACCACTAGGTAATAGTGTCGAAGAATACTGGAACAATCTAGAGAAAGGTGTTAGCGGTGCTGCCCCTATCACTAAATTCGACGCTTCAAAATTCAAAACACAATTTGCTTGCGAAGTAAAAGACTTCGTAGCAACTGATTATATTAACAGAAAGGAGGTTCGTAAAATGGACCTTGTAAGCCAATACGGTGTTGCCACTGCTAAACAAGCTATAGAAGATTCTAAAATCGATCTTGAAGCAGTAGACAGAGAGCGTTTTGGTGTAATTTGGGGTTCAGGTATCGGTGGACTTAAGTCTTTACAAGACGAAGTTTCTACTTTCGCTACTGGCGACGGTACTCCTAGATTCAATCCTTTCTTCATTCCTAAAATGATCCCAGATTTAATTCCTGGCCATATTTCTATGACATGGGGATTAAAAGGACCTAACTTCACTACCGTTTCTGCTTGTGCTTCGGCAACAAACGCAATGGTAGACGCATTCAATTACATCCGTTTTGGTATTTCTGACTTGTTTGTAACAGGTGGATCTGAAGCCGCTGTATGTGAGGCTGGTATTGGTGGTTTTAATGCTTTAAGAGCATTATCTACTCGTAACGACTCTCCTGAAACAGCTTCAAGACCATTTGATGCTACAAGAGATGGTTTTGTTCTTGGAGAAGGTGCAGGTGCATTTATCTTCGAAGAATTAGAGCATGCGAAAGCAAGAGGTGCTAAAATCTACGCTGAAGTAATTGGTGGTGGTATGACTGCTGATGCTTACCATATGACTGCTCCTCACCCAGAAGGTGAAGGTTCAAGCAGAGTAATGGCTGAAGCACTTAAAGATGCAGGAATTACTCCAGAAGATGTAGATTACATCAACGTTCACGGAACATCTACTCCACTTGGTGATATTGGCGAGATCAATGCTATCAAGAAAGTATTTGGTGAAGCAGCTTATGATGTAAATATTTCTTCAACAAAATCAATGACTGGTCACCTTTTAGGTGCTGCCGGTGCAGTTGAAGCATTAGCTTGTCTAATGTCGGTTGAAAGAGGTGTTATTCCTCCAACAATCAACTTTGAAACTCCTGACGAGAACCTTGATCCTAAATTAAACTGTACGTTCAATGAGGCACAAAAGCGTGATGTAAATATCGCTTTGTCTAATACGTTCGGATTTGGTGGTCACAACTTCTCAATGGTATTCAAAAAGTACGCTGAGTAA
- the rnc gene encoding ribonuclease III, with translation MILGKIFKRWVSSYNEKEKELDHVVRQITGKKPYNIKLYHLAMQHTSVAFENNSVKGFKESNERLEYLGDAVLGAVVAEYLFKRYPYKDEGFLTEIRSRIVNRESLNRLAVKIGLSQMVAFEGRKNSALSHKSIYGDAMEAFIGAIYLDRGFHFTRRFIIHKLLMRHYDIEELIVTTTNFKSLIIEWAQKNSKAVDFTVSKQGGKDGKQFKVNLTIDGEVQAEGAGYSKKKAEQDAARKTCESLTLI, from the coding sequence ATGATTTTAGGAAAAATCTTTAAACGATGGGTCTCTTCGTATAATGAAAAGGAAAAAGAATTGGATCATGTGGTTCGACAAATCACAGGTAAAAAACCTTACAACATCAAGCTGTATCATCTCGCAATGCAACATACTTCTGTTGCTTTTGAGAACAATTCAGTAAAAGGGTTTAAGGAATCCAATGAACGATTGGAATACCTTGGTGATGCAGTACTAGGGGCTGTCGTTGCCGAATACCTCTTTAAAAGATACCCTTATAAAGATGAAGGGTTTCTAACTGAAATTCGCTCCAGAATTGTAAACAGAGAATCTTTAAACCGATTAGCTGTTAAGATTGGGTTAAGTCAAATGGTAGCATTTGAAGGAAGAAAAAATTCCGCTCTTAGCCATAAATCAATTTATGGAGATGCGATGGAAGCTTTTATTGGTGCTATCTATTTAGATAGAGGTTTTCATTTTACAAGGCGCTTCATTATTCATAAACTTCTAATGAGACATTATGATATTGAAGAGTTGATTGTCACTACTACCAATTTTAAAAGCCTCATTATCGAATGGGCTCAGAAAAACAGTAAAGCAGTTGATTTCACTGTTTCTAAGCAAGGAGGAAAAGACGGAAAGCAGTTCAAAGTGAACTTAACAATTGACGGAGAAGTGCAAGCAGAAGGAGCCGGTTATAGTAAGAAAAAAGCCGAGCAAGACGCTGCCCGTAAAACTTGCGAATCGCTAACCCTAATTTAG
- a CDS encoding C40 family peptidase — protein MKINKLYITLTLGFFTLFFQSCQFGKQYTYTTRQDRIQDVEQKQLQEIGYQSNANTNTASVTTEDNVPTMTTTDDIVKTLSAKGKAEVALKTAHSYKGVRYQIGGTTKKGMDCSGLMLVSWQAANVELPRTSQQQAKTGKYVPFASLKPGDLVFFSGPGTNSIKHVGMISKVVNGKNYFIHASSHGVREDEISEVYWKKYYKLGRRVD, from the coding sequence ATGAAAATCAACAAACTCTATATTACTCTTACCTTAGGATTTTTCACCCTGTTTTTTCAATCATGCCAATTTGGAAAACAATATACTTACACTACCCGTCAAGATAGAATACAAGATGTAGAACAAAAGCAGTTACAGGAAATTGGATATCAATCTAATGCTAACACAAATACTGCATCTGTAACTACAGAAGACAATGTTCCTACGATGACAACTACCGATGATATTGTAAAAACATTATCTGCAAAAGGTAAAGCTGAGGTAGCATTAAAAACAGCTCATTCTTACAAAGGTGTTAGGTATCAAATTGGAGGTACAACTAAAAAAGGCATGGATTGCAGTGGACTTATGTTAGTTTCATGGCAAGCAGCCAATGTAGAGTTACCAAGAACATCTCAACAACAAGCAAAAACAGGAAAGTATGTTCCTTTTGCCAGCTTAAAGCCTGGAGACCTTGTCTTTTTCTCAGGTCCAGGTACAAATAGCATCAAACATGTTGGAATGATTTCTAAAGTGGTCAATGGAAAAAACTACTTTATCCATGCTAGTAGCCATGGTGTAAGAGAAGATGAAATCTCAGAAGTATATTGGAAAAAATATTACAAATTAGGGCGTAGAGTAGATTAA
- a CDS encoding C40 family peptidase, with translation MQKTTILKAIIGLFFSLVIFSCGDNQKTNETSSNSGSSMAQTEKAALAVSTAKDYIGTPYKSAGVDKEGVDASALTMLSWKAAGVKLARIAQEQSRQGQQVVMDQVSSGDLVFFAQNKGGKQVSLCGIVTKKTAQGFNFIYTSSKDGVKETAFSPYWKDRLVVIKRVG, from the coding sequence ATGCAAAAGACAACCATATTAAAAGCAATCATTGGGTTATTTTTTAGTCTTGTAATTTTCTCATGTGGAGATAACCAAAAAACAAACGAAACTTCATCAAACTCTGGGTCTTCAATGGCTCAAACAGAAAAAGCTGCTTTAGCTGTTTCTACTGCCAAAGATTATATCGGTACTCCATACAAAAGTGCAGGTGTTGATAAAGAAGGAGTAGATGCAAGTGCATTAACAATGTTATCTTGGAAAGCTGCAGGTGTTAAATTGGCTAGAATTGCGCAAGAACAATCTCGTCAGGGGCAGCAAGTGGTAATGGATCAAGTTTCTTCTGGAGACCTTGTATTTTTTGCTCAAAATAAAGGCGGAAAACAAGTAAGTCTTTGTGGTATCGTTACAAAAAAGACAGCTCAAGGATTTAACTTTATCTACACTTCTTCAAAAGATGGTGTAAAAGAAACTGCTTTTTCTCCTTACTGGAAAGACAGGTTAGTCGTTATCAAAAGAGTAGGATAA